One region of Mesorhizobium japonicum MAFF 303099 genomic DNA includes:
- a CDS encoding sensor histidine kinase → MPRRSARLHLLGLIAAAVIPVWLFAAYLLFQFAMHERSRFEQDALQTARQVSLVVEAEVANLRTIVDGLSKSAALANGDLEAFRGEALRAVQGTTYNLALRDLGHNQLLNTDVGFGADLPHVEPISAPDREKLKVSGILVSDVFQGQGSKDYRVAISVKVPSPTGEDLLLSISVPTSRIRDVMMPAVPDGWTVGVGDRDGNYVARSRSHEEMTGKPGLPEYLEKIVGRSGSFISRNYQGTTLLAGYFRSSYSGWFYTANVPLSDVQAPLWRSLAAIGGIGIVALLLSTALAYVVGKHLTGATTELAARADALGKGCPVQPLSTSVREFATIAQALVDAERAIAQRRNELETVLDTVPAAVWFTYDPKALLVIRNRFATELMGLPTKVRQSFGVPDPVINTVAVKDGHTVSREDRPLSRAMRGELTDNEEFSYTLPSGRERFLLSSARPIRGATGHIIGAVQISLDITDRKRGEEQRKLLVKELNHRVKNTLAVVQAIASQTIRNATSLPEAGRTLTSRLVSLSKAHDILTQKNWSGANLHDLIIESIKPHAAIERFQITGEKVWLPPNLALSFALALHELTTNAIKYGALSNAKGRVTISWNLVNRGTEARFNLEWRETGGPAVGSIERRGFGTQLLERVFAPNSAGRVLMNFKRRGLSCVFEVDVSEHNETDAGPIA, encoded by the coding sequence TTGCCTCGTCGTTCCGCTCGTTTGCACCTGCTAGGTCTGATCGCGGCCGCAGTGATACCGGTCTGGCTTTTCGCGGCGTATCTCCTTTTCCAATTTGCCATGCATGAGCGATCGCGGTTTGAGCAGGATGCGTTGCAGACGGCCCGGCAGGTTTCGCTTGTGGTGGAGGCTGAGGTCGCCAATCTGAGAACGATCGTGGACGGCTTGTCGAAATCCGCGGCTCTCGCCAATGGCGACTTGGAAGCCTTTCGAGGAGAGGCGCTCCGTGCGGTACAAGGAACCACCTATAACCTTGCACTGCGCGATCTCGGGCACAATCAGCTGTTGAACACAGACGTCGGTTTCGGGGCAGATCTGCCGCACGTCGAACCGATATCAGCCCCAGATCGCGAGAAGCTGAAGGTCTCTGGCATTCTCGTTAGCGATGTCTTTCAAGGCCAGGGCTCCAAGGATTATCGCGTGGCCATTTCCGTCAAAGTGCCATCTCCTACCGGTGAGGACCTGCTTCTTTCAATTTCCGTCCCGACATCGCGCATTCGCGATGTGATGATGCCGGCCGTGCCCGATGGTTGGACAGTCGGAGTGGGAGATCGCGACGGAAACTATGTCGCGCGCTCCAGATCGCATGAGGAGATGACCGGCAAGCCCGGACTACCCGAATATTTGGAAAAGATCGTCGGCCGCTCTGGCAGCTTCATATCTCGCAACTATCAGGGCACCACGTTGCTGGCGGGCTATTTCCGATCCTCGTATTCCGGATGGTTCTACACAGCCAACGTGCCACTGTCGGATGTGCAGGCGCCGCTGTGGCGCTCGCTGGCGGCGATAGGCGGGATTGGCATTGTGGCGCTTCTATTGTCGACTGCTCTGGCCTATGTTGTCGGCAAACACCTCACGGGGGCAACCACCGAACTGGCAGCCCGAGCGGATGCGCTGGGAAAGGGCTGTCCCGTGCAACCTCTGTCCACTTCGGTAAGAGAGTTTGCAACAATCGCGCAAGCCTTGGTGGATGCCGAACGTGCGATTGCGCAGCGCCGCAATGAGCTGGAGACTGTGCTCGACACGGTGCCGGCTGCTGTCTGGTTCACATATGATCCCAAAGCTCTTCTGGTCATTCGCAACCGCTTCGCCACGGAACTGATGGGTTTGCCAACCAAGGTCCGGCAATCGTTTGGAGTGCCTGATCCTGTAATCAATACCGTGGCAGTCAAGGACGGTCACACGGTCAGTCGGGAAGATCGGCCACTATCCAGAGCGATGCGCGGAGAGCTGACCGACAACGAAGAATTTTCCTACACCCTTCCGTCGGGCAGAGAGCGCTTCCTGCTTTCGAGCGCGCGTCCGATTCGCGGCGCAACCGGCCATATCATAGGGGCAGTGCAGATCAGCCTCGACATTACGGACCGCAAGCGCGGCGAAGAGCAAAGGAAATTGCTGGTCAAAGAATTGAATCACCGTGTCAAGAACACGCTTGCAGTCGTCCAGGCCATAGCCAGCCAAACGATCCGCAACGCCACCAGTCTGCCGGAGGCAGGCCGAACCCTCACGAGTCGACTCGTCTCGCTGTCAAAGGCTCATGACATTCTAACGCAAAAGAATTGGAGCGGCGCTAATCTGCATGATCTGATCATCGAATCGATCAAGCCCCATGCGGCCATCGAGCGCTTTCAAATTACCGGAGAGAAAGTTTGGCTTCCGCCAAACCTGGCGCTTTCATTTGCCCTCGCGCTTCATGAGTTGACGACGAATGCTATCAAGTACGGTGCCCTGTCAAACGCAAAAGGTAGGGTCACGATCTCTTGGAACCTCGTGAACCGAGGGACTGAAGCCCGGTTTAATCTGGAATGGAGGGAAACCGGTGGTCCAGCCGTGGGATCTATCGAGCGCAGGGGCTTTGGCACCCAACTTTTGGAGCGCGTATTCGCCCCCAACTCCGCAGGTCGGGTCTTGATGAACTTTAAACGGCGAGGGTTGTCTTGCGTTTTTGAGGTCGACGTGTCCGAGCACAATGAGACTGACGCAGGACCAATTGCTTGA
- a CDS encoding DUF982 domain-containing protein, with protein sequence MEDGMFKQAIFVRDDGFALRRIACVMDAIELLEEWPLERRGLLHAAASDTCYSAYDGRKSVH encoded by the coding sequence ATGGAAGATGGGATGTTCAAACAGGCGATCTTCGTACGAGATGATGGTTTCGCTCTCCGAAGGATAGCTTGTGTCATGGATGCGATAGAGCTTCTTGAGGAATGGCCGCTCGAAAGGCGCGGCCTGCTTCACGCAGCGGCGAGTGACACTTGCTACTCCGCATATGATGGTCGAAAGTCCGTCCATTGA
- a CDS encoding DUF768 domain-containing protein, translating into MPIRRQATEAGILQPAELALLGRVYNLLKLDNESPEACSALASRIIANYMAGVSDEAELVSLSKRPLGRGGAAAGTFATNRTYCKMSRRGIDFLNDWIAEHHPDTLTEDPTAIADLADQLMAAAEKQGLSRRDISEEVGSVFQVILEAMQNRSGGRLYSSRWG; encoded by the coding sequence GTGCCGATACGACGACAGGCGACTGAAGCCGGTATTTTGCAGCCAGCGGAGTTGGCGCTGCTTGGCCGCGTCTACAACCTGCTGAAACTCGATAATGAATCGCCAGAGGCCTGCAGCGCTTTGGCTTCCCGCATCATTGCGAACTATATGGCCGGCGTGAGCGACGAGGCTGAACTGGTTTCGTTGTCGAAGCGGCCATTGGGCAGGGGAGGCGCCGCGGCCGGAACCTTTGCTACAAATCGAACTTATTGCAAGATGAGCAGACGTGGGATCGATTTTCTCAACGACTGGATCGCGGAACATCATCCGGACACCCTCACCGAAGATCCGACCGCCATCGCGGATCTTGCCGATCAGTTGATGGCCGCGGCCGAAAAACAGGGGCTATCTCGACGGGATATTTCCGAAGAGGTCGGCAGCGTATTCCAGGTCATTCTCGAAGCGATGCAAAATCGATCTGGAGGGCGGCTCTACAGCAGCCGCTGGGGCTAA
- a CDS encoding DUF2274 domain-containing protein, whose product MTKLKLAMIADDKPVKVTVELPASLHRELVKYAEILGRETGQPSANPSRLIAPMLERFIATDRGFAKARKQGA is encoded by the coding sequence ATGACCAAGTTGAAGCTCGCGATGATCGCCGACGATAAGCCAGTCAAGGTCACGGTGGAACTGCCGGCGTCCCTGCATCGAGAGTTGGTGAAATACGCAGAAATCCTTGGACGCGAAACCGGGCAGCCATCTGCCAATCCATCGCGCCTGATCGCGCCGATGCTGGAGCGGTTTATCGCAACGGATCGCGGCTTTGCCAAAGCAAGGAAGCAGGGGGCTTAG
- a CDS encoding TrbI/VirB10 family protein, translated as MNEQDTAVEPMRLRADPPRVTRLSRKMLAGIGFVASLGIGGALIYALRDADTVKQGEELYPTSNRPPADGLARLPRDYAGPVLGPPLPGDLGRPILDAQNRGQAVVPPPIASPAIDEAEQRRRAEEEAARTSRVFFQTAQDDTRTAEASAPTGNDLAGQNNQRNAQDRQLSFLSAAADRRTVAPDHVTPPASPYVLQAGAVIPAALITGIRSDLPGQISAQVTENIYDSPTGRSLLIPQGTRAIGQYDNAVGSGQRRVLLVWNRLIFPNGRSIVLERQPGADAQGYAGLEDGVDYHWGELFKAAALSTVLSVGAQAGSSDQDSDIVRALRSGASDSVSQVGQQVVQQQLDMAPTLTVRPGFPVRVLVTRDLVLEPYGG; from the coding sequence ATGAACGAGCAGGACACGGCCGTCGAACCCATGCGCCTTCGCGCCGACCCGCCGCGCGTGACGCGACTGTCGCGCAAGATGCTTGCAGGCATCGGCTTCGTAGCCTCGCTCGGCATCGGCGGCGCGCTGATTTACGCCCTGCGCGACGCGGATACGGTCAAGCAGGGCGAAGAGCTCTACCCAACCTCCAATCGGCCGCCTGCTGACGGACTTGCGCGCCTGCCGCGCGACTATGCCGGCCCCGTCCTTGGGCCCCCGCTGCCTGGCGATCTCGGCAGGCCGATCCTCGATGCCCAAAACAGGGGACAGGCCGTCGTGCCGCCTCCGATCGCAAGTCCCGCGATTGACGAAGCCGAGCAGCGGCGGCGGGCTGAGGAGGAAGCGGCAAGAACCTCGCGCGTCTTCTTCCAGACAGCACAAGACGATACCAGGACGGCCGAAGCGTCCGCGCCTACAGGCAACGACCTTGCCGGTCAGAACAATCAGCGAAATGCGCAGGATCGCCAGCTTTCCTTCCTGTCGGCGGCCGCTGACCGGCGCACCGTGGCGCCGGATCACGTCACGCCTCCGGCGTCACCTTATGTGCTGCAAGCCGGCGCCGTCATCCCGGCCGCGCTCATCACGGGTATCCGGTCGGACCTGCCCGGCCAGATCAGTGCTCAGGTAACCGAAAATATCTATGACAGCCCAACCGGCCGCTCGCTGCTGATCCCGCAAGGCACTCGCGCTATCGGGCAATACGATAACGCAGTTGGTTCGGGGCAGCGTCGCGTGCTGCTCGTCTGGAACAGGCTGATTTTTCCAAACGGGCGCTCCATCGTTTTGGAGCGGCAGCCTGGCGCAGATGCTCAGGGCTATGCCGGCCTCGAGGATGGCGTCGACTATCACTGGGGCGAGTTGTTCAAGGCAGCGGCGTTGTCGACAGTCTTGAGTGTTGGCGCGCAGGCCGGTTCGTCCGACCAAGACAGCGATATCGTTCGTGCTCTGCGCAGCGGCGCCTCCGATAGCGTCAGCCAGGTAGGCCAGCAGGTCGTTCAACAGCAACTCGATATGGCGCCGACGCTTACGGTGCGACCCGGGTTCCCCGTTCGCGTGCTCGTTACCCGCGACCTTGTTCTTGAACCATACGGAGGTTGA
- the trbG gene encoding P-type conjugative transfer protein TrbG codes for MSRPTLRLAAGTIVWRYLLSVVLVPGVALLAGCATPSKKPPKISYDGYVAPLPPAVAASDQGPKPLRVPPGWAPARGGALGETPTARVQNANAAARVEPRREGYYNAIQIYPWSEGALYQVYAAPGQITDIALEPGETLTGDGPIAAGDTARWIIGDTESGSGIARRVHVLVKPSRADITTNLIIATDRRSYMLELRAGAKPYMPAVAWSYPAQKAGTLRAIATTPAIPAVAARNYRYGLTGDNPPWTPVNVYDDGRRVYVEFPRGIVQGEMPPIFVIGPDGEAEITNSRVYQNVLIVDRLFGAAELRLGAGKRQQTVRIVRTDAGRTDGLWPRLGDSSASKVPNSMQRGGLQP; via the coding sequence ATGAGCCGCCCGACATTACGTCTTGCTGCCGGTACGATTGTCTGGAGATACCTGCTATCGGTCGTGCTGGTCCCGGGGGTGGCGCTGCTGGCCGGTTGCGCCACGCCTTCGAAAAAGCCGCCGAAGATCAGCTACGATGGCTATGTTGCGCCTTTGCCGCCGGCAGTCGCCGCCTCAGACCAAGGGCCAAAACCCCTTCGCGTTCCGCCAGGTTGGGCTCCCGCGCGGGGCGGCGCGCTCGGCGAAACGCCGACCGCGCGTGTCCAGAACGCAAACGCTGCGGCGCGCGTGGAACCGCGCCGGGAAGGCTACTACAACGCCATTCAAATCTATCCCTGGAGCGAAGGAGCACTCTATCAGGTCTATGCCGCGCCCGGCCAGATAACGGACATCGCGCTTGAGCCGGGCGAGACCTTGACCGGCGACGGTCCGATCGCCGCCGGCGACACGGCGCGCTGGATCATCGGCGACACCGAAAGCGGCTCCGGCATTGCCCGGCGCGTCCACGTCCTGGTGAAACCCTCGCGGGCGGACATCACGACCAACCTCATTATCGCCACGGACCGGCGCAGCTATATGCTTGAGCTGCGGGCAGGCGCCAAGCCATACATGCCCGCCGTTGCGTGGTCCTATCCGGCTCAGAAAGCGGGAACCCTCCGGGCCATCGCCACAACACCGGCCATACCGGCCGTTGCGGCACGCAACTATCGCTACGGTCTCACAGGCGACAATCCGCCCTGGACGCCGGTGAATGTCTACGACGACGGACGCAGGGTCTATGTCGAGTTTCCGCGCGGCATTGTGCAAGGCGAGATGCCGCCGATTTTCGTCATCGGTCCGGACGGCGAGGCTGAAATCACCAACAGCCGCGTCTATCAAAACGTCCTGATCGTCGACCGGCTTTTCGGCGCGGCCGAACTGCGTCTTGGCGCCGGCAAGCGCCAGCAGACGGTAAGGATCGTCCGCACCGACGCAGGACGAACCGATGGATTATGGCCAAGGCTGGGCGACAGTAGCGCGTCGAAGGTGCCGAACTCAATGCAGAGGGGAGGGCTGCAGCCATGA
- the trbF gene encoding conjugal transfer protein TrbF, with the protein MNIFRRPAVHYGKTLRPETPYQKAEQIWDERIGSARVQARNWRAMALGSLILSAGLATSLVWQLGRGTVVPWVVQVDTLGQAQAIAPAIADYKPTDPQIAWHLARFVEQVRSVPADPIILRQDWLRAYDWTTDQGAAALNDYARVNDPFSRVGKQQVAVEISSVIRASPSSFRVAWIERHYENGQLSSAERWTAILTIVTQMPNDAERLRANPLGIYVNAINWSREMGQ; encoded by the coding sequence ATGAACATCTTCAGGCGCCCCGCCGTCCACTATGGCAAGACCCTTCGGCCGGAAACCCCTTATCAAAAGGCCGAGCAGATCTGGGACGAACGCATCGGCTCCGCCCGCGTCCAGGCACGTAACTGGCGCGCCATGGCGTTGGGCTCGCTCATCCTGTCGGCAGGCCTCGCCACCTCACTGGTCTGGCAGTTGGGCCGAGGTACCGTCGTGCCTTGGGTCGTGCAGGTCGATACGCTGGGCCAGGCGCAAGCGATCGCGCCCGCGATCGCCGACTACAAGCCGACCGACCCACAGATAGCATGGCATCTCGCCCGCTTCGTCGAGCAGGTGCGCTCCGTCCCCGCGGACCCCATCATCCTGCGCCAGGATTGGCTGCGCGCCTATGATTGGACGACCGACCAGGGCGCTGCGGCCCTCAACGATTACGCTCGCGTCAACGACCCTTTCTCCAGGGTCGGCAAGCAGCAGGTCGCGGTGGAGATTTCTTCGGTCATCCGGGCCTCGCCGAGCTCCTTTCGTGTCGCCTGGATCGAGCGGCACTATGAAAACGGCCAGCTTTCCAGCGCCGAGCGCTGGACCGCGATCCTGACAATCGTGACGCAGATGCCGAACGACGCCGAACGCCTTCGCGCCAATCCCCTCGGGATCTACGTCAATGCCATCAACTGGTCGCGGGAGATGGGCCAATGA
- the trbL gene encoding P-type conjugative transfer protein TrbL, whose protein sequence is MGNTGVIDQFLATFTRYIDSGFGLLGGEVAFVATTLIVIDVTLAALFWSWGADDDILARLVKKTLFVGVFAYLISNWNGLAQIVFESFSGLGLKASGTGFSAQDLLHPGKVAQTGLDAGRPLLEAISGLMGYVSFFENFIQIACLLFAWALVLLAFFILAVQLFVTLIEFKLATLAGFVLIPFGLFGKTAFMAERVLGNVISSGIKVLVLAVVIGIGSTLFGEFTQGFGNESPTIDQAMAIVLAALSLLGLGTFGPGIANGLVAGGPQLGAGAAVGTGLAAGGMAVVGYGAAGLAARGGTAAASGAVSVARGGTSLAGGGSAAYMLGAAGQTGAAGIASGLGGIARAGASAAASPLKRAAANTGRSLKSSFASGASSAAEVTGGSSTMGTIGGAALAAAAPASGAGKPSGSQGQPEWARRLQRTQRVSHGAQTAAHAVRAGDSHGGGASISLSEGE, encoded by the coding sequence ATGGGCAATACCGGCGTCATCGACCAATTCCTGGCCACCTTCACCCGCTATATCGACAGCGGCTTCGGCCTGCTCGGCGGTGAGGTCGCCTTCGTCGCCACCACGCTGATCGTCATCGATGTGACGCTTGCCGCGCTCTTCTGGAGCTGGGGCGCCGACGACGACATCCTCGCCAGGCTCGTCAAGAAGACGCTCTTCGTCGGTGTCTTCGCCTATCTGATTTCCAATTGGAACGGTCTCGCCCAGATCGTATTCGAGAGTTTCTCCGGCCTTGGTCTGAAGGCGAGCGGAACCGGCTTCTCGGCACAGGACCTGCTGCACCCCGGCAAGGTGGCGCAAACCGGTCTCGATGCGGGACGACCCTTGCTTGAGGCGATCTCCGGTTTGATGGGCTACGTCTCCTTCTTTGAAAACTTCATCCAGATCGCTTGCCTGCTTTTTGCCTGGGCGCTTGTCCTGCTCGCCTTCTTCATCTTGGCCGTGCAGCTTTTTGTGACTCTGATCGAGTTCAAGCTGGCGACCTTAGCTGGCTTTGTGCTGATCCCTTTCGGCCTCTTCGGCAAGACTGCCTTCATGGCCGAGCGCGTGCTGGGCAACGTCATCTCGTCCGGCATCAAGGTTCTGGTGCTTGCCGTGGTTATCGGCATCGGATCGACGCTCTTCGGCGAATTCACCCAAGGCTTTGGCAACGAGAGCCCCACCATCGACCAGGCCATGGCGATCGTGCTGGCGGCGCTGTCACTGCTCGGGCTTGGCACCTTCGGCCCCGGCATCGCCAACGGCCTTGTGGCGGGCGGGCCGCAGCTTGGCGCCGGTGCGGCCGTCGGCACCGGCCTTGCCGCGGGCGGCATGGCGGTTGTGGGCTATGGCGCAGCCGGCCTGGCGGCGCGAGGCGGGACAGCCGCGGCCTCGGGCGCGGTGTCAGTCGCGCGTGGCGGCACGTCACTCGCCGGCGGTGGTTCGGCCGCTTATATGCTCGGCGCCGCCGGCCAGACTGGCGCGGCAGGCATCGCCTCCGGCCTGGGCGGCATTGCGCGCGCCGGCGCGTCGGCGGCCGCCTCGCCGCTCAAGCGTGCCGCCGCAAACACCGGTCGATCGCTCAAGTCAAGCTTCGCATCCGGCGCAAGTTCGGCGGCTGAAGTCACTGGCGGTTCGTCGACCATGGGAACGATCGGCGGTGCCGCGTTGGCAGCCGCGGCTCCTGCGTCCGGCGCGGGCAAGCCATCCGGCTCTCAAGGGCAACCGGAATGGGCCAGACGCTTGCAGCGCACCCAGCGCGTCTCTCACGGCGCGCAGACCGCCGCCCACGCGGTGCGCGCCGGCGACAGCCATGGCGGCGGCGCTTCGATTTCTCTTTCTGAAGGCGAATGA
- the trbK-alt gene encoding putative entry exclusion protein TrbK-alt, with protein sequence MTMDGKTLARTVAAILVAAALAAAALGISRKGDKPASEGPRMQAGSMPNPLRDRLRRCQTLGEAALRDDGCARLWADQRDRFLGLEKPSGLPTGEPASPDASMLRGR encoded by the coding sequence ATGACCATGGACGGCAAAACCCTCGCTCGCACCGTGGCGGCCATCCTTGTTGCGGCCGCCCTCGCGGCGGCCGCGCTCGGTATAAGCCGAAAAGGCGACAAACCGGCGAGCGAGGGGCCGCGCATGCAGGCGGGCTCGATGCCAAATCCGCTTCGCGATCGGCTGCGCCGGTGCCAGACCCTCGGCGAGGCTGCTTTGCGCGACGATGGATGTGCGCGGCTGTGGGCCGATCAGCGCGACCGCTTCCTTGGCCTCGAAAAGCCGTCTGGGCTCCCGACAGGCGAACCGGCCTCGCCAGATGCTTCCATGCTCAGGGGTCGATAG
- the trbJ gene encoding P-type conjugative transfer protein TrbJ, giving the protein MTVRPSRPRALLLVAAMLVAPIAISPMMTAPAHAFIVFDPSNYSQNVLTAARSLQQITNQITSLQNQAQMLINQARNLASLPLSSLQQLQESVQRTQQLLGEAQNIAFDVQQVDKAFQQQYGSVSLAASDQQLVTEARSRWQNTVGGLQDAMRVQAGVVGNIESARAQMSALVGASQSATGALQATQAGNQLLALQGQQLADLTAVVAANGRAQALTEAERAAAVDQGREQRRRFLTPGSGYQAGPVRMFNR; this is encoded by the coding sequence ATGACTGTTCGTCCAAGCCGCCCGCGCGCCCTTCTTCTGGTCGCCGCGATGCTCGTCGCGCCGATCGCGATTTCGCCGATGATGACTGCGCCAGCACATGCGTTCATCGTGTTTGATCCGTCGAACTATTCCCAGAATGTTCTGACGGCCGCGCGTTCGCTGCAGCAGATCACGAACCAGATCACCTCGCTTCAGAACCAGGCGCAGATGCTGATCAACCAGGCGCGCAACCTGGCGAGCCTGCCTTTGTCCTCGTTGCAGCAGCTGCAGGAGTCGGTGCAACGCACGCAACAGCTGCTTGGCGAAGCACAGAACATCGCCTTCGACGTCCAGCAGGTCGACAAGGCCTTTCAGCAGCAATACGGCAGCGTCTCGCTCGCTGCATCCGACCAGCAGCTCGTCACCGAGGCGCGCTCGCGCTGGCAAAACACGGTGGGCGGTCTTCAGGATGCGATGCGCGTCCAGGCGGGTGTCGTCGGAAACATCGAAAGCGCTCGCGCTCAGATGTCGGCGCTGGTCGGCGCCAGCCAATCGGCAACCGGGGCGCTGCAGGCAACGCAAGCTGGCAATCAGCTCCTTGCGCTCCAGGGCCAACAACTCGCTGACCTGACCGCGGTCGTCGCCGCCAACGGCCGCGCCCAGGCTCTGACCGAGGCCGAGCGTGCCGCCGCGGTCGATCAAGGCCGCGAGCAACGCCGCCGCTTCCTGACGCCTGGCTCCGGTTACCAGGCCGGCCCGGTCCGGATGTTCAACCGCTGA